From one Oncorhynchus clarkii lewisi isolate Uvic-CL-2024 chromosome 6, UVic_Ocla_1.0, whole genome shotgun sequence genomic stretch:
- the LOC139410760 gene encoding prolactin receptor b, translated as MWGEVGGALVLLLLSEVLDCIGISPPGKPVLINCRSPEKETFTCRWDPGFDGGLPTTHHLYYQKEDSDGMYECPDYQAAGSNSCFFNKSHTSIWVNYNITVVAINSLGSTVSDPLEVDVMYIVQPNAPENVTVSVVETEESPHLLVKWEPPHEADTRSGWITLTYQLRVKRQNKKESEWEEYASGKQTQLIIYSLHPGEVYMVQLRCKLDHSLWSEWSTTTHTEVPDYFLKERSIWIVVTVFSAFIILLVTFTLAMKRKYVKHCLLPPVPGPKISGLDTQLLKSGRSEDILSSLINQGFPPTIATKDQQVDYLLVFDSEQVTPDLQNGQTRTNNSIDHGCYDHSLLMEANNKEVKVGGRETVEQGYSEGLESTFRKTKSLSTDVTSHPYPQKKPFNNVTETPKQATVSSKYRSLSHHKDLWDNLARHLDYRETVVKSQSNCDDKHNLSSQNIVTPSKDIGCVEVHRWTKSIGLQVLVPKMDKRQEDYSKVSVVENDNLVLLKRETAPLKCTSCKVGGNQSEKCLQQKPCEPNMTVPAKEGVHIGSNGYVEHVTVTHFIKCNCLK; from the exons ATGTGGGGAGAAGTTGGAGGGGCGTTGGTGTTGTTGCTGCTTTCGGAAGTCTTGGACTGCATTG GTATCTCTCCCCCAGGGAAACCTGTGCTCATCAACTGTAGATCCCCTGAGAAGGAGACCTTTACATGCCGGTGGGACCCTGGTTTTGATGGAGGACTACCCACAACCCACCACCTCTATTACCAGAAAGAAGA CTCCGATGGAATGTACGAGTGTCCAGATTACCAAGCTGCAGGAAGCAACTCGTGCTTCTTCAACAAGAGCCACACCTCTATATGGGTCAACTACAACATCACAGTGGTGGCCATCAACTCTCTGGGCAGCACTGTCTCTGACCCGCTGGAGGTCGATGTTATGTatattg TCCAGCCCAATGCCCCAGAGAATGTGACAGTGTCTGTGGTGGAGACTGAGGAGAGTCCACACCTCCTGGTGAAATGGGAGCCCCCTCACGAGGCCGACACACGCTCTGGCTGGATCACTCTCACCTACCAACTACGGGTGAAACGACAGAATAAGAAGGAGAGCgagtgggag GAGTATGCCTCAGGGAAGCAGACCCAGTTGATCATCTACAGTCTGCATCCAGGAGAGGTCTACATGGTCCAGCTTCGCTGTAAACTAGACCATAGCCTCTGGAGCGAGTGGagcaccactacacacacagaggtcCCTGATT actTTCTGAAGGAGCGATCGATCTGGATTGTGGTCACCGTCTTTTCTGCTTTTATAATCCTGCTTGTTACCTTCACCCTGGCCATGAAGAGAAAATA TGTAAAGCATTGTCTTCTGCCTCCTGTTCCTGGTCCAAAGATATCAGGACTAGATACACAACTCCTGAAG AGTGGGCGGTCCGAGGACATTTTAAGCTCTCTGATCAACCAGGGCTTTCCTCCCACCATAGCCACTAAGGACCAGCAGGTGGACTATCTGCTGGTGTTTGATAGTGAACAGGTGACACCAGATCTTCAGAATGGACAAACAAGGACAAATAACTCCATAGATCATGGTTGCTATGACCACAGCCTTTTGATGGAGGCTAATAATAAAGAAGTAAAAGTTGGAGGCAGAGAGACGGTGGAACAGGGTTATTCTGAGGGGCTTGAATCTACTTTTAGGAAGACCAAGAGCCTGTCCACTGACGTTACATCTCACCCATATCCTCAGAAGAAGCCATTCAACAATGTTACTGAAACGCCAAAGCAAGCGACTGTTTCCAGCAAGTATCGATCCTTAAGCCATCATAAAGATCTCTGGGACAACTTAGCCAGACATCTAGACTACAGGGAAACAGTGGTCAAGAGCCAATCAAACTGTGATGACAAACATAATTTGTCATCACAGAATATTGTGACTCCCTCGAAGGACATTGGTTGTGTGGAGGTTCATAGGTGGACAAAGAGCATAGGCCTACAGGTGCTTGTACCTAAGATGGATAAGAGGCAGGAGGACTATAGCAAAGTGAGTGTGGTGGAGAATGATAATTTAGTGCTGCTCAAGAGAGAAACGGCCCCCCTCAAATGCACTTCCTGTAAGGTAGGAGGCAATCAATCAGAGAAATGTCTCCAACAGAAGCCATGTGAACCTAATATGACAGTGCCTGCAAAAGAGGGAGTGCATATAGGATCTAATGGTTATGTGGAGCATGTCACTGTCACACACTTTATAAAATGTAATTGTCTGAAATGA